A section of the Phaseolus vulgaris cultivar G19833 chromosome 8, P. vulgaris v2.0, whole genome shotgun sequence genome encodes:
- the LOC137824912 gene encoding uncharacterized protein yields MEYGSQEEDDWRIQNFEARHHHHQHQQPKKTMPFIKLPSFNGDNDPNIYLGWETKVEQMFNVYEVKEDQKIELASLEFEDYVMRWWHQLVMEIGLNKRLTMVSWNDFKLCMRAQFVPPHYRNELLLKLQRLHQGPRSMDEYFKDLEVTLIKINMHESEESKIVRFVSGLRREIQNVVELYEYTSLKKLVHLAVKVESQLLRKTSFKHTHNDGFYNSSWKDKNKFHNQDIPSNSSKESTPQTSKENSSPSRTKSPTKTSNKKCFKYLGFGHITTNCPNKRTMMVKGVIVVSDHSD; encoded by the coding sequence ATGGAGTATGGAAGCCAAGAAGAAGATGATTGgagaattcaaaattttgaaGCTAGGCACCATCATCACCAACATCAACAACCAAAGAAGACCATGCCTTTCATTAAATTAcctagttttaatggggatAATGACCCAAACATTTACCTGGGATGGGAAACTAAAGTAGAACAAATGtttaatgtgtatgaggtcAAAGAGGACCAAAAGATTGAGTTAGCTTCCCTAGAATTTGAGGATTATGTCATGCGATGGTGGCATCAACTTGTAATGGaaattgggctaaacaagaggttAACcatggtctcttggaacgattttaAGTTATGCATGCGCGCGCagtttgttcctcctcattaTAGGAATGAACtcttgttgaaactccaacgacTTCATCAAGGACCTAGAAGTATGGATGAATATTTCAAAGATTTAGAAGTTACTTTGATTAAAATCAATATGCATGAaagtgaagagtcaaagatagttagatttgtgagtggattaagaagagaaattcaaaatgttgtagaactttatgagtatacatctttgaaaaaattggttcacctagccgtcaaggttgaatcacaacTTTTACGGAAAACCTCTTTCAaacatactcataatgatggatTTTACAACTCATCTTGgaaggataaaaataaatttcacaaTCAGGATATTCCTTCCAATTCTTCTAAAGAATCCACCCCACAAACTTCTAAAGAAAACTCTTCCCCTTCTAGAACTAAATCGCCAACCAAAAcctcaaataaaaaatgtttcaaATATTTAGGTTTTGGTCATATCACAACAAATTGCCCTAACAAAAGAACCATGATGGTAAAAGGGGTGATAGTAGTAAGTGATCATAGTGATTAA